A single genomic interval of Mucilaginibacter boryungensis harbors:
- a CDS encoding prephenate dehydratase, with the protein MKPKKPRVAIQGIRASFHEEAAFRYFGEDITTIECNSFKQTFEALKNGEADYVVMAIENSIAGSILPNYSLLLSYSFPVVGEVYLPIQLHLMALPGVKFEQIKYVTSHPIAIRQCVDFFDEYPHLKIVESNDTAACAKRIRDEQLKDTVAIANTLAAKLYELDVLERRIESNKKNFTRFLILTTHENAKVNRPDKASLCFQVSNEVGALAKVLNIFAEQGINMSKIQSMPVLGKPNEYNFYVDVEWDDNKKYDTTIKQILKYTHNFNILGEYKRHIEESLNDRPAKKTEKTKRKYIEIKKLSNPQ; encoded by the coding sequence ATGAAACCAAAAAAACCAAGAGTTGCCATACAGGGCATCCGCGCCTCCTTTCACGAGGAAGCCGCATTCCGCTACTTTGGTGAGGATATTACCACCATTGAGTGTAACTCTTTTAAACAAACGTTTGAGGCTTTAAAGAATGGCGAAGCCGACTACGTGGTAATGGCTATAGAGAACAGCATTGCCGGCAGCATATTGCCTAACTACTCGCTGCTGTTAAGTTACAGTTTCCCGGTGGTTGGTGAGGTTTATCTACCCATACAGCTGCATCTGATGGCTTTGCCTGGAGTAAAGTTTGAGCAGATAAAATATGTAACCTCGCACCCTATCGCTATCCGCCAGTGTGTTGATTTTTTTGATGAATACCCGCACCTTAAAATTGTGGAAAGCAACGATACCGCTGCCTGCGCCAAACGTATCCGCGATGAGCAGTTAAAAGATACTGTGGCCATTGCCAACACGCTGGCCGCCAAACTATACGAACTGGATGTATTGGAGCGCCGGATAGAATCGAACAAAAAGAATTTTACCCGTTTCCTGATCCTTACCACGCACGAGAACGCGAAGGTTAACCGCCCTGATAAGGCGTCACTTTGTTTCCAGGTAAGTAACGAAGTGGGCGCGCTGGCCAAAGTGCTGAATATTTTTGCCGAACAAGGTATTAACATGAGCAAGATCCAAAGCATGCCGGTACTGGGTAAACCCAATGAGTATAACTTTTATGTGGATGTGGAATGGGATGATAACAAGAAATACGATACCACCATTAAACAGATATTAAAGTATACGCACAACTTTAATATCCTGGGCGAATATAAAAGGCATATAGAGGAGAGCCTTAACGACCGCCCGGCTAAAAAAACAGAAAAAACCAAAAGAAAATATATCGAAATTAAAAAATTAAGTAATCCCCAATAA
- a CDS encoding chorismate mutase, which produces MKLDLNIQPLNNWITSGKQPLVIAGPCSAETEDQLVATAHLLAKTGKITALRAGIWKPRTRPGEFEGIGSVGLKWLDRAKQETGLPTAIEVATGKHVEEALNAGVDILWVGARSTVNPFTVQEIADALKGVDIPVMVKNPVNPDLSLWIGALERINNAGITKLAAIHRGFSSFEKSAFRNEPMWDLAISLKTHAPELPIINDPSHICGNRDLIPYIAQKALDLDMQGLMIESHIDPSVAWTDAKQQVTPSALAELIDRLTLRKADVSSKELSNKLDELRDQIDKIDDLVFQKMAERMKVVEKIGNYKKENNITILQVNRWDEILNKRTAYARALNLNTDFAEKLLELMHAESIRKQTEIMSKSQAEGQAQEKLTHA; this is translated from the coding sequence ATGAAATTAGATTTGAACATACAGCCTCTAAACAACTGGATCACCTCGGGCAAGCAGCCGTTAGTTATTGCCGGCCCGTGCAGCGCAGAGACGGAAGACCAGTTGGTGGCTACCGCGCATTTATTAGCTAAAACCGGCAAAATTACCGCTCTGCGTGCCGGCATATGGAAACCACGTACCCGCCCGGGCGAGTTTGAAGGCATTGGCAGCGTTGGCCTGAAATGGTTAGACCGCGCCAAGCAGGAAACAGGCTTGCCAACCGCTATTGAAGTGGCTACCGGTAAACATGTTGAGGAAGCTTTAAACGCCGGTGTAGATATCCTTTGGGTGGGTGCACGCTCAACCGTTAACCCTTTTACTGTACAGGAAATTGCCGATGCCCTGAAAGGCGTTGACATCCCGGTAATGGTTAAAAACCCGGTAAACCCCGATCTGTCTTTATGGATAGGCGCTTTAGAGCGTATCAATAACGCAGGTATTACTAAACTGGCGGCTATTCATCGTGGTTTCTCATCATTCGAGAAATCGGCTTTCCGTAACGAACCAATGTGGGATTTGGCTATCAGCCTTAAAACACATGCGCCTGAGTTGCCTATTATTAACGATCCAAGCCATATTTGCGGTAACCGCGATCTGATCCCTTACATTGCACAAAAAGCGCTTGACCTGGATATGCAGGGCTTGATGATAGAATCGCACATAGACCCTTCTGTAGCCTGGACCGACGCTAAACAACAAGTTACCCCATCGGCCTTAGCTGAATTGATTGATCGTTTAACATTGCGCAAAGCTGATGTTAGCAGCAAAGAATTGAGCAACAAACTTGATGAATTGCGTGACCAGATTGACAAAATTGACGACCTGGTATTCCAGAAAATGGCAGAACGGATGAAGGTGGTTGAAAAAATAGGTAATTACAAAAAAGAAAATAACATTACCATTTTGCAGGTTAACCGCTGGGACGAGATACTGAACAAACGCACCGCTTATGCCCGCGCTTTGAACCTGAATACAGATTTTGCTGAAAAATTATTAGAGTTAATGCACGCTGAATCTATCCGCAAGCAAACCGAAATTATGAGCAAAAGTCAGGCTGAAGGACAAGCACAGGAAAAGTTAACGCACGCGTAA
- a CDS encoding cystathionine beta-synthase codes for MWYNNILETIGHTPMVKLNKITKDIPATVLAKIETTNPGNSIKDRMALKMIEDAEKSGKLKPGGTIIEGTSGNTGMGLAIAAVIKGYKCIFTSTDKQSKEKFDALRAFGAEVIVCPTNVEPEDPRSYYSVSSRLEREVPNSWKPNQYDNLSNSQAHYEQTGPEIWEQTEGKITHLVVGVGTGGTISGTARYLKEQNPNIQVLGIDTYGSVFKKYKETGEFDKNEIYPYITEGIGEDFLPQNVDFSLIDHFEKVTDKDAALMTREIARKEGIFAGNSTGSAIAGVLQMKDRFKEGDVVVVIFPDHGTRYLGKMYNDDWLRDRGFLKDEKLTARDIIAKKDSQEIVTIDMEKTVLEAINIIKSLNISQIPVTQKGMIVGKITESAILDALLENPSLKSQPIRVISSNPFPFIDLNTSIDRISAMINKDNIAVLVEDENGKIEIITQYDIINAISA; via the coding sequence ATGTGGTACAATAATATCCTTGAAACAATAGGCCATACGCCAATGGTGAAGCTGAACAAGATCACCAAAGATATCCCTGCAACAGTGCTGGCTAAAATAGAAACTACCAATCCCGGGAACTCTATTAAAGACCGTATGGCGCTGAAAATGATTGAAGATGCCGAAAAAAGCGGCAAACTAAAACCAGGCGGTACTATTATTGAAGGTACATCGGGCAATACCGGTATGGGCTTGGCTATTGCGGCTGTTATTAAAGGATATAAATGTATTTTCACCAGTACCGATAAGCAATCAAAGGAAAAGTTTGACGCCTTGCGTGCCTTTGGCGCCGAGGTAATTGTTTGCCCAACTAACGTTGAGCCGGAAGACCCGCGTTCATATTACTCGGTATCATCACGTTTAGAGCGCGAAGTGCCAAATTCGTGGAAGCCTAACCAGTACGATAACCTTTCTAACTCGCAGGCGCATTACGAGCAAACTGGCCCCGAGATTTGGGAACAGACTGAAGGCAAAATTACCCACCTAGTGGTAGGCGTAGGCACGGGCGGGACTATATCGGGCACTGCAAGGTATCTGAAAGAACAAAACCCAAACATTCAGGTGTTAGGTATTGATACTTACGGCTCGGTGTTCAAAAAGTATAAGGAGACCGGCGAGTTTGATAAGAACGAGATATACCCGTATATCACTGAAGGCATAGGCGAGGATTTCCTGCCGCAAAACGTAGACTTTAGCCTGATTGACCACTTTGAAAAAGTAACCGATAAAGACGCAGCATTAATGACCCGCGAAATTGCCCGCAAAGAGGGCATCTTTGCCGGTAACTCTACAGGTTCTGCAATTGCAGGCGTGCTGCAAATGAAAGACCGTTTTAAGGAGGGTGATGTAGTTGTAGTGATATTCCCCGACCATGGCACCCGTTACCTGGGCAAAATGTATAACGACGACTGGTTGCGCGACCGTGGCTTCCTGAAAGATGAAAAACTGACAGCCCGGGATATTATAGCCAAAAAGGATAGCCAGGAGATTGTAACCATTGATATGGAGAAAACCGTATTGGAGGCTATCAATATTATCAAATCGTTAAATATATCGCAGATACCGGTAACTCAAAAAGGGATGATAGTAGGTAAAATAACCGAAAGCGCTATTTTGGATGCCCTGCTGGAAAACCCCTCGCTGAAATCTCAGCCCATCAGAGTTATTTCATCAAATCCGTTCCCATTTATCGATCTGAACACCTCTATCGACCGTATCTCAGCAATGATCAATAAAGATAACATCGCCGTACTTGTTGAAGATGAAAATGGGAAGATCGAGATCATTACACAGTACGATATTATTAATGCCATATCGGCTTAA
- a CDS encoding M14 family metallopeptidase: MTFKTFYTLCAAIMLGAVTLKAQTIPTPKQHFGFDIGDDYQLANYTQTEAFFKKLGTSPRAKYVDMGLTEEGRHQLMLIVSSPENIKKLDLYKDISRKLARAEGLTDAEAHKLAQQGKAVVWIDGGLHASEVVGAHQLIQTAYDFVTRTDEETMRILDKDIILFVHANPDGQELVSNWYMSEKDLKKRNTSTPRLWEKYIGHDNNRDFYMMNMKETQNITRQQYLEWLPQIVYNHHQTGPAGTVLSGPPYRDPFNYVFDPLMVTSLDAVGAAMVSRLNQEGKPGYTERQGSEYSTWWNGGLRTATYFHNMIGLLTEIIGSPTPSRIPLVPDRLIPNGSTPYPVTPQEWHFKQSIDYSVSLNYAVLNYAARNADEMLFNAYRMGKNSIERGSKDYWTLSPKRIEQINAAAKAGDTSTAGRGGRGGAVTLGGAVGFGRGGVAMKYYDTVLKNPALRDPRGYIIPADQPDFATAVRFINTCIRSGLLVQKATAAFTVAGKNYPAGSYILKTNQAFRPEVLDRFEPQDHPNDFQYPGGPPIRPYDMTGWTLSYQMGVKFDRILDDFNGPFKAIPYGEIQPMPSVITPAIAKGYLISAKANNSFIAMNDLLKAGAQVYRVTNGGDFYVPYTAAAKTVLDKDAAQWGVKATASAKPKTLTAVKASRIALWDNYGGSMASGWTRWMFEQYHFPFTVVYPQEFDAGDLKSKYDVIVFVGGAIPGAGGRGGRGGGGFAGFGQENVPAEFSKMTGRITAEKTIPQLKAFLEAGGSIVTIGSSANLAYQLNLPVKNALVDASGQPLTGDKFYVPGAVLRVAVDNAQPATYGMETEADVLYDNSPAFKLDADAASRGIKPLMWFATDKPLRSGWAFGQKYLKDDVTAFQASIGKGNLYVFGPEINFRAQSHGTFKLLFNELYTPAK; this comes from the coding sequence ATGACCTTTAAAACCTTTTATACATTGTGCGCGGCAATTATGCTGGGCGCGGTTACATTAAAAGCACAAACCATCCCTACGCCAAAACAGCATTTTGGTTTTGATATTGGCGATGATTATCAGCTGGCGAATTATACCCAAACCGAAGCTTTCTTTAAAAAGCTGGGCACATCGCCAAGGGCAAAGTATGTTGATATGGGTTTAACCGAAGAAGGCCGTCACCAGTTAATGCTGATCGTTTCATCGCCGGAGAACATTAAGAAGCTGGATCTTTACAAAGATATTTCCCGCAAACTGGCACGCGCCGAAGGATTAACTGATGCCGAAGCGCATAAACTGGCCCAACAAGGCAAAGCTGTAGTATGGATAGATGGCGGCCTGCACGCCAGCGAGGTTGTAGGCGCGCATCAGCTGATACAAACCGCTTATGACTTTGTTACCCGCACTGATGAGGAAACCATGCGCATATTGGATAAAGATATCATTCTGTTTGTGCATGCCAACCCTGATGGGCAGGAACTGGTAAGCAACTGGTATATGAGCGAAAAAGACCTTAAAAAACGCAACACCAGCACGCCGCGCCTATGGGAAAAATACATTGGGCACGATAACAATCGCGACTTTTATATGATGAATATGAAGGAAACGCAAAACATTACCCGCCAGCAATACCTGGAATGGTTGCCGCAAATTGTATATAACCACCACCAAACCGGCCCTGCCGGTACCGTGCTTTCGGGCCCACCCTACCGCGACCCGTTCAACTATGTATTCGACCCGCTGATGGTGACCAGCCTGGACGCTGTTGGCGCGGCCATGGTGAGCCGACTGAATCAGGAAGGCAAACCCGGTTATACTGAACGCCAGGGATCGGAATACTCAACCTGGTGGAACGGCGGCTTACGCACGGCCACTTATTTTCATAATATGATAGGCTTGCTTACCGAAATTATTGGCAGCCCTACCCCATCACGCATACCGCTGGTGCCCGACCGTTTAATACCGAACGGTTCTACCCCTTATCCCGTTACCCCGCAGGAATGGCACTTTAAACAATCGATAGATTATTCGGTATCCTTAAACTACGCCGTACTGAATTACGCGGCACGCAACGCCGATGAAATGCTATTCAACGCTTACCGTATGGGTAAAAATTCGATAGAGCGCGGCAGTAAAGACTACTGGACCTTATCACCAAAACGTATTGAACAAATAAATGCGGCGGCAAAAGCTGGCGATACTTCAACTGCTGGTCGTGGCGGTCGTGGTGGCGCAGTTACGCTGGGTGGCGCAGTTGGTTTTGGCCGCGGCGGTGTGGCTATGAAATATTACGATACCGTACTGAAAAACCCTGCCCTGCGCGATCCTCGTGGCTATATCATTCCTGCGGATCAGCCTGATTTCGCTACAGCAGTGCGATTTATTAATACCTGTATCCGCAGTGGTTTGCTGGTACAAAAAGCTACGGCAGCATTTACCGTTGCAGGTAAAAATTATCCGGCAGGCTCGTATATCTTAAAAACTAACCAGGCTTTCCGTCCCGAAGTGTTAGATAGGTTTGAACCACAGGACCATCCGAACGATTTTCAATATCCCGGGGGGCCGCCAATCCGCCCGTATGATATGACCGGCTGGACATTATCTTACCAAATGGGTGTTAAATTCGACCGTATCCTTGATGATTTCAACGGCCCTTTCAAAGCTATCCCTTACGGAGAAATACAACCTATGCCGTCCGTAATCACACCCGCCATAGCAAAAGGTTACCTTATCAGCGCTAAAGCAAATAACTCGTTCATAGCCATGAATGACTTGCTGAAAGCGGGCGCCCAGGTTTACCGCGTAACCAATGGCGGTGACTTTTATGTCCCTTACACTGCAGCGGCAAAAACTGTATTAGATAAAGATGCTGCGCAATGGGGTGTAAAGGCAACTGCTTCGGCAAAACCAAAAACGTTAACAGCAGTCAAAGCATCGCGTATTGCACTTTGGGATAACTATGGTGGTTCAATGGCATCAGGCTGGACACGCTGGATGTTTGAGCAATACCACTTCCCTTTCACCGTAGTTTACCCGCAGGAATTTGATGCCGGCGATCTGAAAAGCAAGTACGATGTCATCGTATTTGTAGGTGGCGCCATTCCTGGCGCCGGTGGCCGGGGCGGGCGCGGCGGTGGCGGCTTTGCAGGTTTCGGTCAGGAAAATGTACCTGCCGAATTCAGCAAAATGACAGGACGTATCACTGCTGAAAAAACTATCCCGCAACTAAAAGCATTTTTAGAAGCCGGTGGCAGCATAGTAACCATAGGTAGCAGCGCCAACCTGGCTTACCAGCTTAACCTGCCGGTGAAAAACGCCCTGGTTGATGCCAGCGGACAGCCACTGACCGGCGATAAATTCTACGTTCCCGGTGCGGTATTACGTGTAGCGGTTGATAATGCTCAGCCCGCAACCTATGGCATGGAAACAGAAGCCGATGTCCTTTACGATAACAGCCCCGCCTTTAAGCTGGATGCCGATGCCGCCAGCAGGGGCATAAAACCGCTGATGTGGTTTGCAACCGATAAACCGCTGCGCAGTGGCTGGGCATTCGGTCAGAAATATCTGAAAGATGATGTGACCGCCTTCCAGGCCAGCATAGGCAAAGGTAACCTGTACGTATTCGGCCCCGAGATCAACTTCAGGGCGCAATCGCACGGTACGTTTAAATTGTTGTTTAACGAGTTGTATACGCCAGCTAAGTAA
- a CDS encoding DUF6364 family protein: protein MKARLNLTIDETTLAVIKSYAEVKKVSISALVEDYFKNISTPAKHKNIIDLVEQLKAPNISSDKDLKKDFYEDQAQKYGF, encoded by the coding sequence ATGAAAGCAAGGTTAAATTTAACTATAGACGAAACTACCTTAGCGGTTATAAAATCGTATGCTGAAGTAAAAAAGGTTAGCATATCAGCTTTGGTAGAGGATTATTTCAAAAACATTTCTACACCCGCCAAACATAAAAATATTATTGATTTGGTTGAACAGTTAAAAGCACCAAATATTTCATCTGATAAGGACTTAAAAAAAGATTTTTACGAAGACCAGGCACAGAAATATGGTTTTTAA
- the aroA gene encoding 3-phosphoshikimate 1-carboxyvinyltransferase, which produces MKPNIIISKPSCVSKGTIQLTGSKSECNRALVIEALSKGKVKVDNVSDAADAVLLAGILRKPKVESSKSEVFNGLELTTQDLRVVNIGPAGTAMRFLTAYFTLQDEEVILTGSERMKQRPIGVLVDALQVLGADISYEENEGFPPLKIAGNIQQKTGRISIKGNISSQYITALLLIAPNLPLGLELEIEGDLTSRPYVEMTLAMLQQAGIQHNWADNVISIAKQDFKETSIWVEPDWSAASYWYAIAALSDEADIFLPGLTSYSLQGDSVITEIMANFGITSQFKDGGVHLTREPKPIVRKIFDLKSCPDLAQTVIVVCAALGHEATFTGLETLKIKETDRIAALQNELAKIGVKLIEKGQVYKLDCSEKQIPQRVLFNTYEDHRMAMAFAPLAIIIPEVEFEDANVVEKSYPAFWTDLEKVGFVGKMKGER; this is translated from the coding sequence ATGAAACCAAACATCATCATATCTAAACCATCGTGTGTAAGCAAGGGGACTATCCAGCTCACCGGTTCGAAAAGCGAATGCAACCGCGCATTGGTTATTGAGGCGTTAAGCAAAGGCAAGGTAAAGGTGGATAACGTTTCCGATGCTGCCGATGCGGTGTTGCTGGCGGGAATACTGCGAAAGCCGAAAGTCGAAAGTTCAAAGTCGGAAGTATTTAATGGCTTAGAACTTACGACTCAAGACTTAAGAGTTGTCAACATCGGTCCTGCTGGCACAGCCATGCGTTTCCTTACAGCATATTTTACTTTGCAGGATGAGGAAGTGATCCTTACCGGCAGCGAGCGAATGAAGCAACGCCCTATTGGCGTGTTGGTTGATGCGTTGCAAGTTTTGGGTGCCGATATTAGCTACGAAGAGAACGAAGGCTTCCCGCCGCTTAAAATAGCCGGAAATATACAGCAGAAAACCGGGCGTATCAGTATCAAAGGCAATATCAGCAGTCAGTATATTACCGCGCTGCTTTTAATTGCCCCTAACCTGCCCTTGGGACTGGAACTGGAAATTGAAGGCGACCTGACATCGCGCCCGTATGTGGAAATGACTTTGGCTATGCTTCAACAAGCGGGCATTCAGCACAATTGGGCGGATAACGTGATCAGCATCGCCAAACAGGATTTTAAGGAAACCAGCATTTGGGTTGAACCAGATTGGAGCGCAGCATCGTACTGGTATGCCATTGCAGCCCTGAGTGATGAAGCCGACATTTTTCTACCCGGCCTTACCAGCTATAGCCTGCAAGGCGATAGCGTGATCACCGAGATTATGGCCAATTTTGGCATCACCTCGCAATTTAAAGATGGCGGCGTGCATTTAACCAGGGAGCCCAAACCGATCGTCCGCAAAATATTCGACCTGAAATCATGTCCTGATCTGGCGCAGACCGTGATTGTGGTATGTGCGGCTTTAGGTCACGAAGCTACCTTTACCGGACTGGAAACCCTGAAGATAAAAGAAACCGACCGCATTGCCGCCCTGCAAAACGAACTGGCTAAAATTGGCGTAAAGCTGATTGAAAAAGGTCAGGTGTATAAATTGGATTGCAGCGAAAAACAAATCCCCCAACGGGTATTGTTTAACACTTACGAGGACCATCGCATGGCTATGGCCTTCGCGCCGCTGGCTATTATCATCCCCGAGGTGGAGTTTGAAGATGCCAACGTGGTTGAAAAATCGTACCCGGCTTTTTGGACGGATCTGGAAAAGGTGGGATTTGTGGGGAAGATGAAGGGCGAAAGGTAA
- a CDS encoding type II toxin-antitoxin system VapC family toxin yields the protein MVFKIFLDANILLDFLLKKANYNNAKNVIDLAIKGKAKAFITPSIVHIVGYWLSKSYGTKTAKELLLTLLIDVNVIEIDHEITLLALHSKIDDIEDALQYYTALHHQLDFFISEDKVFQKLSMPTLPVVSAEYFLQYIN from the coding sequence ATGGTTTTTAAAATATTTTTAGATGCAAATATTTTGCTCGATTTCCTGTTAAAAAAAGCAAATTACAATAACGCCAAAAACGTAATCGATTTAGCTATTAAGGGAAAAGCTAAAGCCTTTATAACACCTTCCATTGTTCATATTGTAGGTTATTGGCTTTCAAAAAGTTATGGAACAAAAACTGCAAAAGAATTACTTTTAACGCTGTTGATAGACGTTAATGTCATTGAAATTGATCACGAGATAACGCTGCTTGCACTACATTCAAAAATAGATGACATAGAGGATGCGCTACAATACTACACTGCTTTACACCACCAATTGGATTTCTTCATTTCGGAAGATAAGGTTTTTCAAAAATTATCAATGCCTACACTTCCGGTTGTTTCAGCCGAATATTTTCTGCAATATATCAATTAG
- a CDS encoding response regulator → MNEVTDNIDVLVITAMMCSFTIVICFLIVIYRKQLDVFHHKSANQAKSIFLATMSHEIRTPMNGVLGMASLLQETELDAEQQEYIHAIVHSGEALMNVINDILDFSKIESGKMDIDMHEFNLRDCVENVLELFAGKAAHSNLDVMCRIDGRLPEYIIGDGLRLRQVLINLVGNATKFTRKGEVFVDVTLINQLNPQQINVGFEVRDTGIGIPENKIGKLFKAFSQVDTATTRNYGGTGLGLTISDRLVTLMGGNISVKSKQGIGSTFTFNIKCGLINEQRPREEIAGLSAIEGKKILVVDDNATSRDLLHQQLQHFKLQPVTAASGAEALEILKDRQFDAILTDLRMPDMDGVQLASIIKLDYPQIPVILLGIIGDDSKKKHPDLFAAVLNKPIKQAQLAKSLLLVLEHEESATLHKAEGLLSKTFAKKYPLHIIVAEDNEMNQLFILKVLDRLGYKPALAKTGTEIIGLLARKYYDLILMDLHLPEMDGLEATRYIRAHNNKQPRIVAMTASAMLEDREACLKAGMDDYLTKPMKLEALMLVLKEAVV, encoded by the coding sequence ATGAACGAGGTAACAGATAATATTGACGTATTGGTGATTACGGCCATGATGTGCTCGTTCACCATCGTTATCTGTTTTTTAATTGTTATTTATCGCAAACAACTGGACGTTTTTCATCATAAAAGCGCCAATCAGGCCAAAAGTATTTTCTTAGCTACCATGAGCCACGAAATACGCACCCCGATGAATGGCGTATTAGGTATGGCATCGTTACTACAGGAAACCGAACTTGATGCCGAACAACAGGAATATATCCACGCTATAGTACACAGCGGTGAGGCGCTGATGAACGTAATAAACGATATCCTTGATTTCTCGAAGATCGAATCGGGCAAAATGGATATCGATATGCACGAGTTTAATTTGCGCGACTGTGTGGAAAATGTGCTGGAACTATTTGCAGGTAAAGCGGCCCATTCCAACCTTGATGTAATGTGCCGGATAGATGGCCGGTTGCCCGAATATATAATAGGTGATGGCCTGCGCCTGCGCCAGGTGCTGATAAACCTGGTAGGTAATGCCACTAAGTTTACCCGTAAGGGCGAAGTGTTTGTTGATGTAACGTTAATAAACCAACTCAATCCACAGCAAATTAACGTAGGGTTTGAAGTCAGGGATACCGGCATTGGTATTCCCGAGAATAAGATAGGCAAGCTGTTTAAAGCCTTTTCGCAGGTGGATACGGCTACTACCCGCAATTATGGCGGCACCGGCTTAGGGCTAACTATTTCCGACCGCCTGGTGACTTTAATGGGTGGTAATATTTCGGTTAAAAGTAAACAAGGCATAGGCAGCACATTTACATTTAACATTAAGTGTGGCCTGATTAATGAACAAAGGCCCCGGGAAGAAATAGCCGGGCTTTCAGCTATTGAAGGAAAGAAAATATTGGTTGTGGATGATAATGCCACCAGCCGAGATTTGTTGCATCAACAATTGCAGCACTTTAAGCTTCAGCCGGTAACAGCGGCTTCGGGGGCCGAAGCTTTAGAGATTTTAAAAGATAGGCAATTTGACGCCATATTAACCGACCTGCGCATGCCTGATATGGACGGGGTGCAACTAGCCTCGATAATAAAGTTAGATTATCCGCAAATACCCGTTATTCTGTTAGGCATTATTGGCGACGACAGCAAAAAGAAGCACCCCGATCTGTTTGCAGCGGTACTGAACAAACCTATTAAACAGGCCCAGTTAGCAAAATCGTTATTACTGGTATTAGAACACGAAGAATCAGCCACCTTGCATAAGGCCGAGGGCTTATTAAGCAAAACATTTGCAAAAAAATACCCTTTGCACATTATAGTTGCCGAAGACAACGAAATGAACCAACTGTTTATATTAAAAGTTCTTGACCGTTTGGGCTACAAACCTGCGTTGGCAAAAACCGGTACCGAAATAATCGGTTTATTGGCGCGTAAGTATTACGATCTGATATTAATGGATCTTCATTTACCTGAAATGGATGGGCTTGAAGCCACCCGTTATATCCGCGCACACAACAACAAACAACCCCGTATTGTTGCTATGACCGCCAGTGCCATGTTGGAAGACCGAGAAGCCTGCCTTAAAGCGGGTATGGATGATTATTTAACCAAACCAATGAAATTGGAAGCACTGATGCTGGTGCTAAAAGAAGCTGTGGTGTAA
- the aroC gene encoding chorismate synthase: protein MAGNSFGQLFRITTFGESHGEAIGVIIDGCPAQLDVDLEYIQGELDKRKPGQSKITTQRKESDTVKILSGVFEGKTTGTPIAMIIPNEDQRSKDYSHNTNVFRPSHADYTYQTKYGIRDHRGGGRSSARETAARVAAGALAKLLLKTQGIEIVAHVSSVGKIDAPNVFIDDANDFIAEREKNIVRCADPATAEEMIEFIDGVRKAGDTVGGKVSCYIKNCPVGLGDPVFDKLHADLGKAMLSINAVHGFEFGSGFSGSEMLGSEHNDIFLSGDEGIHTLTNFSGGIQGGISNGMPLEFRVAFKPVATIMHNQQTVDSEGNAAEISGKGRHDPCVVPRAVPIVEAMAALVLADHWMRNKVVKLQ from the coding sequence ATGGCTGGCAATTCATTCGGGCAATTATTCAGGATAACAACATTTGGCGAATCGCATGGCGAGGCTATCGGGGTAATTATTGATGGCTGCCCCGCGCAACTGGACGTTGACCTGGAATACATACAGGGCGAACTGGATAAACGCAAACCTGGCCAGAGTAAAATTACTACCCAGCGCAAAGAAAGCGATACAGTAAAAATACTTTCGGGTGTGTTTGAAGGTAAAACTACGGGTACACCTATTGCCATGATCATCCCTAACGAGGATCAGCGGTCTAAAGATTACAGCCATAACACTAATGTATTCCGTCCATCGCATGCGGATTATACCTATCAAACCAAATACGGCATCCGTGACCATCGGGGTGGCGGACGATCATCGGCCCGGGAAACCGCGGCGCGTGTAGCGGCAGGAGCGCTGGCTAAACTGTTATTAAAAACCCAGGGCATTGAAATTGTAGCCCATGTGAGCAGTGTTGGTAAAATTGACGCACCAAACGTATTTATAGACGATGCTAACGACTTTATTGCCGAGCGCGAGAAGAACATTGTCCGCTGCGCCGACCCGGCTACAGCCGAAGAAATGATTGAATTTATTGATGGCGTACGCAAAGCCGGCGATACGGTTGGCGGCAAAGTAAGCTGTTATATAAAAAATTGCCCGGTAGGTTTAGGCGACCCGGTATTTGATAAGTTGCATGCAGATTTAGGCAAGGCTATGCTGAGCATCAACGCTGTACATGGTTTTGAATTTGGTTCGGGCTTTAGTGGCAGCGAAATGCTGGGGTCTGAACATAATGATATTTTCCTTTCCGGCGATGAAGGCATCCACACACTTACTAATTTTTCCGGTGGTATACAGGGCGGTATCAGTAATGGTATGCCTTTAGAATTCCGCGTGGCGTTTAAACCCGTGGCTACCATTATGCATAACCAGCAAACGGTAGACAGCGAAGGCAATGCGGCCGAAATATCCGGCAAAGGCCGCCATGACCCATGCGTTGTACCACGTGCTGTGCCTATCGTTGAAGCTATGGCTGCACTGGTATTGGCCGATCATTGGATGAGGAACAAGGTGGTGAAGTTGCAGTAA